Proteins encoded in a region of the Panicum hallii strain FIL2 chromosome 3, PHallii_v3.1, whole genome shotgun sequence genome:
- the LOC112887794 gene encoding myosin-17-like isoform X1 — MASTLKIVVGSHVWMEDKDLAWIDGEVFRIEDRNVHVHATNGKTVILSISDIHTKDTEVPSNGIDDMTRLSYLHEPGVLNNLAIRYAKNIIYTYTGNILIAINPFQRLPHLSDPYTMEKYKGANFGELDPHVFAIADVSYRQMMNEGKSNSILVSGESGAGKTETTKMLMTYLAFLGGRSRTGGRTVEQQVLESNPVLEAFGNAKTVRNNNSSRFGKFVEIQFDKSGKISGAAIRTYLLERSRVCQINSPERNYHCFYFLCAAPSEDIKRYKLADPSSFHYLNQSTCIKLDEISDAKEYLATRSAMNTVGITEQEQEATFRVVAAVLHLGNISFVKGREVDSSLLKDDKARFHLNAAAELLMCDCGNLENALIKRKINTPEGVITTTVDPNSATVSRDGLAKQIYSRLFDWLVNRLNASIGQDTSSDRLIGVLDIYGFESFKTNSFEQLCINFTNEKLQQHFNQNVFKMEQEEYNREQIDWSYIEFVDNQDVLDLIEKKPGGIIALLDEACMFPKCTHESFSQKLYEKFKNNKRFSKPKLSRTAFTIQHYAGEVTYQSDHFLDKNRDYVVVEHQELLNASRCSFVSGLFPSVLEENTKASKTSIATRFKWQLQELMETLSSTEPHYIRCIKPNNILKPTTFENINVLQQLRCSGALEAIRISCAGYPTRKIFHDFLCRFRILAPEVFMERNNEKVSCQKILDKMELHGYQIGRTKVFLRAGQMAELDARRTEVRNKAARAVQSRFRTHAAREKFLVLRKTSISFQSFVRVILACKLRVLLRKQAAASQIQKSYRCYIAWSSYSELRSSAIMLQTGLRVFGAYKEYNIRKQNKASIHIQAWWRCHREYSNYCKIKGSVLIYQCAWRRRVARGELRKLKMAARDTEALKVQKEKLEEHVEELTSCLGLEKKLRTDLEKNKAGEISKLQAALREMERRVEEATEMQERELAERAIEEALAQEREKITSLTNEVEELKVLLLREREENSATKSALVIAQEENDALTRKIAAADGNMEQLRDTVKRFEKNVKELESSLMMEKEQNMTTRRELSEAHQRVEELLRQIADANGTSTELQTAVQRLQKSLIEGEATLLTERQESEATTKSLNEAHVKIEELLNKIKVAEQDISNFQDNNQRLEVTATTLEASLLAEKQQSTAIFSQLAEAQQDIEVLQKKFADANRTNDLLQDSLKRCEENATTRDGLYVAERKEHDETKQALLKAQERNWELLRKVDDSEKTINKMLENAQRLEKHATARESLLHKTKQNLDCTTKALTEARGRNRDLMTSFEDSAKKINMLEDSVNRLEEHIAEKDSLLEVERQEHKTTNEDVTNARKKISELIHELQQSEETRKQLEDTIKRFEADATAKDALLLSEKQEHETTKKVLAETQWRNEELVKKIQDYDKNTLQLQLTVERLQENASATEVLMLREREQNNATMKAQAESQERNLQFLKKLEDVDKKIGLLQGSVQRLGDNTAKDALLLSERREKDALKKALTESEYKNEELLMKTEEANKKVEHLQNTINSLKEDMAASLEAERQENETIRRSLVEAQERNDVLFKKVRDSEYRAHQLQDTVQKLQVDAISRLSNFAMEKQEGDVVKNIHTEAHGRNENLIRKNEDLLKRNDDLVKKIEDSGILVTQLRENLERLEGKAANLESENQALRQQAITTPPSTAKSQAACSKINEFQQRCQENGHILNGNAAYAEMKSSLGPTETRASMGSSPDLISHKDYENGQRLLNEVYQPFQHQQPLNHQQLLLKYITQYLGFSGSKPIAAPLIYYCLLHWRSFEEAKTGVFDCIIQVVNSATEAQNDTRGLAYWLSNLSTLSVLLQRSFKVSRATVSTPHRRRFSCERIFQANQPSNSGLAYFSAQIDGAIGLHQIEAKYPALLFKQQLVDQIEKVYGMISDRMKKELNPLLELCIQDPRTSYSTQAKASLSPASGFGQQEQLMHWLSIVKIFNNYLHVLRANHVTTILVHKLLTQIFSMVNVQLFNRLLLRRECCSCSNGQYIKDGLTQLKHWCNDVSREFADSAWAALRHIRQAVDFVVISLKPIRTWDEIRNDICPDLSLQQLERIVGMYWDDVNGTNVTSAEFISSMRATLREESNSVSNFSVLLDDDSSIPFSLEDIAKSMLSIEETSVNDLLPFIRENQIFTFILQ; from the exons CTCCATTTTGGTGAGCGGTGAAAGTGGTGCTGGTAAAACTGAAACCACAAAGATGCTTATGACATATCTTGCTTTTTTGGGTGGACGATCTAGAACAGGAGGGAGGACAGTTGAACAACAAGTTTTAGAA TCTAATCCGGTCCTTGAAGCCTTTGGCAATGCAAAGACTGTTCGTAATAACAACTCAAG TCGATTTGGAAAATTTGTTGAAATCCAATTTGACAagagtgggaagatatcaggcGCTGCCATTAGAACATACTTGCTTGAAAGATCTCGTGTTTGCCAAATCAATAGTCCAGAAAGAAACTACCATTGCTTTTACTTCCTATGTGCAGCACCATCAGAG GATATCAAAAGGTATAAGCTGGCTGACCCGTCGTCGTTTCACTATCTCAACCAATCCACGTGCATTAAACTTGACGAAATTAGTGATGCTAAGGAGTATCTCGCAACACGAAGTGCGATGAATACAGTCGGCATTACTGAACAGGAGCAG GAGGCTACATTCAGGGTAGTTGCTGCTGTTCTCCACCTCGGGAATATCAGTTTTGTGAAAGGAAGAGAGGTAGATTCATCTTTGTTAAAGGATGATAAAGCTAGGTTTCATCTTAATGCAGCAGCAGAGCTTTTGAT GTGTGATTGCGGGAATCTGGAGAACGCATTGATAAAGAGGAAAATAAATACACCAGAAGGAGTTATAACCACAACAGTTGATCCTAATTCCGCTACTGTTAGTCGGGATGGCTTAGCAAAGCAAATATATTCTCGACTATTTGACTG GCTTGTAAACAGATTAAATGCATCCATAGGACAAGATACATCCTCCGACCGATTGATTGGAGTACTTGATATCTATGGTTTTGAAAGTTTTAAGACTAATAG CTTTGAACAATTATGCATCAATTTCACCAATGAAAAACTCCAACAGCATTTTAATCAG AATGTTTTTAAAATGGAGCAGGAAGAGTACAACAGGGAGCAGATTGACTGGAGTTACATAGAATTTGTCGACAACCAAGATGTTCTGGACTTGATTGAGAAG AAACCTGGTGGAATTATTGCACTTCTTGATGAAGCTTG TATGTTTCCTAAATGCACACATGAATCATTTTCTCAGAAGCTGTATGAGAAATTCAAGAATAACAAAAGATTTAGCAAGCCAAAGCTTTCTCGCACTGCATTTACCATACAACATTATGCGGGAGAA GTAACCTATCAGTCTGACCATTTCTTGGACAAAAACAGAGACTATGTAGTTGTAGAACATCAGGAGTTACTTAATGCTTCTAGGTGCTCATTTGTGTCAGGGTTATTCCCATCAGTACTAGAGGAGAACACAAAAGCATCAAAGACTTCCATTGCTACTCGCTTCAAG TGGCAACTCCAAGAACTAATGGAGACGTTGAGTTCTACGGAACCTCATTACATTAGATGCATTAAGCCCAATAATATTCTTAAGCCTACTACATTTGAGAACATCAATGTACTGCAGCAACTTCGGTGTTCA GGTGCTCTTGAAGCTATTAGAATCAGCTGTGCTGGATATCCTACAAGAAAAATATTTCATGATTTTCTCTGTCGGTTTCGCATTCTTGCTCCTGAAGTTTTCATGGAAAG AAACAATGAAAAGGTGTCGTGCCAAAAGATTCTGGACAAGATGGAACTCCATGGTTATCAG ATTGGAAGAACAAAGGTGTTCCTGAGAGCTGGTCAGATGGCTGAATTAGATGCTAGAAGAACTGAAGTGCGGAATAAAGCAGCTAGAGCCGTTCAGAGTAGATTTCGCACTCATGCTGCTCGTGAGAAATTCCTTGTATTACGCAAGACATCAATATCTTTTCAATCTTTTGTTAGAG TAATATTGGCTTGTAAGTTACGTGTTTTACTAAGAAAACAAGCTGCGGCATCGCAAATACAGAAAAGTTACCGCTGCTATATTGCTTGGAGCTCTTATTCTGAGCTACGCTCTTCAGCCATTATGCTGCAGACAGGATTAAGGGTGTTTGGTGCTTATAAGGAATACAATATCAGAAAACAAAATAAAGCCTCTATTCATATCCAG GCTTGGTGGCGATGCCATAGAGAGTATTCGAACTATTGTAAAATTAAGGGATCAGTGTTAATTTACCAGTGTGCATGGAGAAGACGGGTTGCTAGAGGAGAACTCAGAAAGCTCAAAATG GCCGCAAGGGACACAGAAGCCCTGAAGGTGCAGAAGGAGAAACTTGAGGAGCATGTTGAAGAGCTGACTAGCTGTTTAGGCTTGGAAAAGAAACTTAGG ACTGATCTAGAGAAGAACAAAGCAGGAGAAATTTCCAAACTACAGGCTGCTCTTCGTGAGATGGAGCGGCGGGTGGAAGAAGCCACAGAGATGCAGGAAAGAGAATTAGCCGAAAGGGCCATTGAAGAAGCTTTAGctcaagaaagagaaaagaTCACTTCATTGACTAATGAAGTTGAGGAGCTGAAG GTACTACTACTAAGAGAACGAGAAGAAAATAGTGCAACTAAGAGTGCACTTGTGATTGCTCAGGAAGAAAATGATGCATTGACTAGAAAAATTGCGGCCGCAGATGGAAATATGGAGCAACTTAGAGATACCGTAAAGAG ATTTGAAAAGAATGTGAAAGAACTGGAGTCTTCACTGATGATGGAAAAGGAACAAAACATGACTACTAGAAGGGAACTAAGTGAAGCACACCAGAGGGTTGAAGAACTACTGAGGCAAATTGCAGATGCCAATGGAACATCCACAGAACTTCAGACTGCTGTACAAAG GCTGCAAAAAAGCTTAATTGAGGGAGAGGCTACTTTACTTACAGAACGACAAGAAAGTGAGGCAACCACGAAATCACTCAATGAAGCTCATGTAAAAATTGAGGAACTACTCAATAAAATTAAAGTAGCTGAACAAGACATTAGTAACTTCCAAGACAACAACCAAAG ACTTGAAGTAACTGCAACAACATTGGAGGCTTCATTGTTAGCTGAAAAACAACAGAGTACTGCAATCTTTTCACAATTAGCTGAAGCACAACAGGATATTGAAGTACTACAGAAGAAATTTGCAGATGCTAATAGGACAAATGATCTGCTTCAAGATTCTTTGAAAAG GTGTGAGGAAAATGCGACCACAAGGGATGGCTTATATGTAGCAGAAAGGAAAGAGCATGATGAAACCAAGCAAGCACTTTTGAAAGCTCAGGAAAGAAATTGGGAATTGCTTAGGAAAGTTGATGATAGCGAGAAAACTATAAACAAGATGCTGGAGAATGCTCAGAG ACTTGAGAAGCATGCAACAGCAAGGGAATCTTTGCTGCATAAGACAAAACAAAATCTCGACTGCACAACAAAAGCATTAACTGAAGCTCGAGGGAGAAACCGAGACTTGATGACAAGTTTCGAGGATTCAGCTAAAAAAATCAATATGCTTGAGGATTCAGTTAACAG ACTAGAAGAACACATAGCAGAGAAAGACTCTTTGTTGGAGGTAGAAAGACAAGAACACAAAACAACTAATGAAGATGTAACCAATGCCCGGAAAAAGATCAGTGAATTAATACACGAGTTACAACAGTCCGAAGAAACAAGAAAACAATTGGAAGATACCATCAAGAG GTTTGAAGCAGATGCTACTGCCAAAGATGCACTTTTGTTATCAGAAAAACAAGAACATGAGACGACCAAGAAAGTTCTAGCTGAAACTCAGTGGAGAAATGAGGAGTTAGTCAAGAAAATTCAGGATTATGATAAAAATACCCTTCAGCTTCAGCTAACTGTTGAGAG GCTTCAGGAAAACGCATCTGCTACAGAGGTTTTAATGTTGAGAGAGCGAGAACAAAATAATGCAACCATGAAGGCACAAGCTGAAAGTCAAGAAAGAAATTTGCAGTTTCTAAAGAAGCTCGAGGATGTTGACAAAAAAATTGGTCTTCTTCAGGGCAGCGTACAAAG GCTTGGTGATAATACAGCGAAAGATGCTTTGTTGCTATCTGAGAGACGTGAGAAGGATGCACTGAAGAAAGCACTTACTGAGAGTGAATACAAAAATGAAGAGTTACTGATGAAAACTGAAGAAGCCAACAAAAAAGTTGAGCATCTTCAAAACACTATAAATTC GCTTAAGGAGGATATGGCAGCTTCATTGGAAGCTGAAAGACAAGAAAATGAAACAATCAGGAGGTCCCTTGTTGAAGCTCAGGAGAGAAATGATGTGTTATTTAAGAAAGTTAGGGATAGTGAATACAGGGCCCACCAGCTTCAAGATACTGTGCAGAA GCTTCAAGTAGATGCCATATCAAGATTGTCTAACTTTGCAATGGAGAAACAAGAAGGCGATGTTGTCAAAAATATACATACTGAGGCTCATGGAAGAAATGAAAATCTAATAAGAAAAAATGAAGACCTCCTAAAAAGAAATGATGACTTGGTCAAGAAGATTGAAGATTCTGGTATACTTGTTACTCAGCTTCGTGAGAACCTAGAAAG GTTAGAAGGCAAAGCTGCCAACTTAGAGTCTGAAAATCAAGCGCTTCGTCAACAAGCAATTACAACTCCTCCATCTACAGCCAAGTCTCAAGCTGCATGCTCTAAAATCA ATGAATTTCAACAGAGATGTCAAGAAAATGGTCATATTTTAAATGGCAACGCAGCATATGCTGAAATGAAGTCCTCACTTGGTCCAACAGAAACAAGAGCCTCAATG GGTAGTTCCCCTGATTTGATTAGCCACAAGGATTATGAAAATGGGCAAAGGTTACTTAACGAAGTATATCAG CCTTTTCAGCACCAGCAACCCCTGAATCATCAGCAGTTATTGCTGAAATACATTACCCAGTATCTTGGATTCTCTGGCAGTAAACCAATTGCTGCTCCTCTTATATACTACTGTCTTCTTCATTGGAGATCTTTTGAAGAAGCAAAGACAGGTGTCTTTGACTGTATTATACAGGTTGTAAACTCAGCAACTGAG GCTCAAAATGATACAAGGGGCTTGGCCTATTGGTTATCCAACTTGTCCACATTATCAGTTCTACTGCAACGCTCATTTAAAGTCTCCAGGGCAACAGTCTCAACTCCACATAGACGAAGATTTTCCTGCGAGAGGATTTTTCAAGCCAATCAACCTTCAAACAGTGGACTTGCTTATTTCAGTGCTCAAATCGATGGAGCTATTGGGTTACACCAAATTGAAGCAAAATATCCAGCTTTGCTCTTCAAGCAGCAGCTAGTAGATCAGATTGAAAAGGTGTACGGAATGATAAGCGATAGAATGAAGAAGGAGCTAAACCCATTACTTGAGCTGTGTATCCAG GATCCAAGAACTTCTTACTCGACTCAAGCAAAGGCCTCGCTGTCTCCTGCTAGCGGCTTTGGCCAACAGGAACAACTCATGCATTGGCTGAGCATCGTGAAAATCTTCAACAACTATCTGCATGTTCTCAGAGCCAATCAT GTTACCACAATTTTGGTCCACAAATTGCTTACCCAGATATTTTCTATGGTCAATGTACAATTATTTAACAG GCTCCTCTTGCGGCGTGAGTGCTGTTCCTGCAGTAACGGGCAATACATCAAAGATGGGCTAACTCAACTAAAACATTGGTGCAATGACGTCAGTCGAGAG TTTGCAGATTCCGCATGGGCAGCACTGAGGCATATAAGACAAGCTGTTGACTTTGTG GTAATTTCTCTAAAGCCAATAAGGACATGGGATGAGATACGCAATGATATTTGCCCA GATCTCAGTTTGCAGCAGCTAGAGAGGATAGTTGGTATGTATTGGGACGATGTAAATGGAACGAATGTAACTTCAGCTGAG TTCATATCAAGCATGAGAGCTACGTTGCGTGAGGAATCAAATAGCGTCTCCAACTTTTCAGTTCTTCTGGATGATGATTCCAG CATACCCTTTTCACTTGAAGATATTGCAAAGTCCATGCTAAGCATCGAGGAGACGTCAGTTAATGACCTGCTACCTTTTATCCGCGAGAACCAGATCTTTACCTTTATATTGCAGTAG